In one Bacteroidales bacterium WCE2004 genomic region, the following are encoded:
- a CDS encoding prolyl-tRNA synthetase: MAKEVTKRSENYSQWYNDLALKADLAEQSAVRGCMVIKPYGYAIWEKMQGTLDKMFKKTGVQNAYFPLFIPKSFFSREAEHVAGFAKECAVVTHHRLMNDPDGGGVVVDPDAKLEEELIVRPTSETIIWSTYKNWITSWRDLPILCNQWCNVVRWEMRTRLFLRTAEFLWQEGHTAHATAQEAEAKAYEMVHVYADFARNVMALPVIVGHKSPNERFAGALDTLTIEAMMQDGKALQAGTSHFLGQNFAKSFDVQFTNKEGKQEYVWATSWGVSTRLMGALIMAHGDDNGLVLPPKLAPIQVVMVPIYKTDEERAAVLDKMAAVKAGLEALGHSVKVDDRDTVRPGFKFAEWELKGVPVRLAMGARDLAAGTVEVARRDTLTKETMALEGIEQHISKLLDDIQQNIYDKALAFRDSNVEKCDDWEEFKTKIQTGKFLLCHWDGTVETEQAIKDATKATIRCIPIDSYVCEEEGKDIFSGKPSHRRVVFAISY, encoded by the coding sequence ATGGCAAAAGAGGTTACCAAACGGTCTGAGAACTATTCCCAGTGGTACAACGATCTGGCCCTGAAGGCAGATCTCGCAGAGCAGTCCGCCGTGCGCGGATGTATGGTCATCAAACCCTACGGCTACGCCATCTGGGAGAAGATGCAGGGCACGCTTGACAAGATGTTCAAGAAGACGGGCGTGCAGAACGCCTACTTCCCGCTTTTCATCCCCAAGTCTTTCTTCAGCCGCGAGGCGGAGCACGTGGCGGGATTCGCCAAGGAGTGCGCCGTGGTCACGCACCACCGCCTGATGAACGACCCGGACGGCGGCGGCGTCGTCGTGGATCCGGACGCGAAGCTCGAGGAGGAGCTGATCGTCCGCCCGACCTCCGAGACCATCATCTGGAGCACCTACAAGAACTGGATCACGTCCTGGCGCGACCTCCCCATCCTGTGCAACCAGTGGTGCAACGTCGTCCGCTGGGAGATGCGCACCCGCCTGTTCCTCCGCACCGCGGAGTTCCTCTGGCAGGAAGGCCACACGGCCCACGCCACCGCGCAGGAGGCCGAGGCCAAGGCCTATGAGATGGTGCACGTCTACGCCGACTTCGCCCGCAACGTGATGGCCCTCCCGGTCATCGTCGGCCACAAGAGCCCCAACGAGCGCTTCGCCGGCGCCCTGGACACCCTCACCATCGAGGCGATGATGCAGGACGGCAAGGCCCTGCAGGCCGGCACGTCCCACTTCCTCGGCCAGAACTTCGCCAAGTCCTTCGACGTGCAGTTCACCAACAAGGAGGGTAAGCAGGAATACGTCTGGGCCACGTCCTGGGGCGTCAGCACCCGTCTGATGGGCGCGCTCATCATGGCCCACGGCGACGACAACGGCCTCGTGCTGCCTCCGAAGCTCGCCCCCATCCAGGTCGTGATGGTGCCGATCTACAAGACCGACGAGGAGCGCGCCGCCGTCCTCGACAAGATGGCCGCCGTCAAGGCCGGCCTCGAGGCCCTCGGCCACAGCGTCAAGGTCGACGACCGCGACACGGTCCGCCCGGGCTTCAAGTTCGCCGAATGGGAGCTCAAGGGCGTACCCGTGCGCCTGGCGATGGGCGCCCGCGACCTCGCCGCCGGCACCGTGGAGGTGGCCCGCCGCGACACGCTGACCAAGGAAACGATGGCCCTGGAGGGCATCGAGCAGCATATTTCCAAGCTCCTGGACGACATCCAGCAGAACATCTACGACAAGGCCCTCGCCTTCCGCGACAGCAACGTCGAGAAGTGCGACGACTGGGAGGAATTCAAGACCAAGATCCAGACCGGCAAGTTCCTGCTCTGCCACTGGGACGGCACCGTCGAGACCGAGCAGGCCATCAAGGACGCCACCAAGGCCACGATCCGCTGTATTCCCATCGACAGCTATGTCTGCGAGGAGGAGGGCAAGGACATCTTCTCCGGCAAGCCTTCCCACCGCCGCGTCGTTTTCGCTATCTCGTATTAA
- a CDS encoding tRNA(Ile)-lysidine synthetase, N-terminal domain-containing protein, whose translation MTRILLAVSGGIDSMYLANRAPELFPGARFAVAHCNFALRGAESDADEAFVRAWCAEHGLECFVKRFDTRSYAAEHGISIEMAARDLRYAWFAELRRAGGFDAVAVAHNADDNAETLLLNLLRGTGTRGLRGMGDHDGIVRPLLDIPREDIRAWMTARGLAWRDDSTNADSTPKRNRIRNEVFPIFARINPSFVRTLGEDMRRFARVDDIADSYFRAVREGLTTETGDIRLPAVLALEHWEYVLWRLLEGSGLSGPTFEKLVALLRRYKEAPRGTVTIGGKTFEGTGTVLRIEKELLIIP comes from the coding sequence ATGACACGGATCCTGCTCGCCGTCAGCGGGGGCATCGATTCGATGTACCTGGCAAACCGGGCCCCGGAACTTTTTCCCGGAGCCCGGTTTGCCGTCGCACACTGCAATTTCGCGCTCCGCGGCGCGGAGTCCGACGCCGACGAGGCGTTCGTCCGCGCCTGGTGCGCGGAACACGGCCTGGAATGCTTCGTGAAGCGTTTCGACACGCGCAGCTATGCGGCGGAGCACGGCATCAGCATCGAGATGGCGGCGCGCGACCTGCGCTACGCCTGGTTCGCGGAGCTGCGCCGGGCGGGCGGCTTCGACGCCGTGGCCGTGGCGCACAACGCTGACGACAACGCCGAGACGCTGCTCCTCAACCTGCTGCGCGGCACGGGCACCCGCGGCCTGCGCGGCATGGGCGACCACGACGGCATCGTCCGCCCGCTGCTGGACATCCCGCGCGAGGACATCCGCGCCTGGATGACGGCGCGCGGGCTGGCCTGGCGCGACGACAGCACCAACGCCGACAGCACGCCCAAGCGCAACCGCATCCGCAACGAAGTCTTCCCCATTTTCGCCCGCATCAATCCTTCCTTCGTGCGTACGCTGGGCGAGGACATGCGCCGCTTCGCCCGCGTGGACGACATCGCGGACAGCTATTTCCGCGCCGTGCGCGAGGGACTCACCACGGAGACGGGCGACATCCGCCTCCCCGCCGTGCTCGCGCTCGAGCACTGGGAATACGTCCTCTGGCGCCTGCTGGAGGGCTCCGGCCTCAGTGGACCGACTTTCGAGAAACTCGTCGCCCTGCTGCGCCGCTACAAGGAGGCGCCGCGCGGCACCGTCACCATCGGCGGCAAGACCTTCGAGGGCACGGGCACGGTCCTCCGGATCGAGAAAGAGTTGCTGATTATTCCGTAA
- a CDS encoding Cell division protein FtsB, with the protein MAKYTKDLWNRDKDGNRKEQRSFLRYAIIATVVFLLFMFLKKDNLVNWVQAGLSLRRQERQIEQYQRENEELDRRIRVMTGDRDSLERYAREQFYFAEPGDDVYITE; encoded by the coding sequence ATGGCCAAATACACCAAAGATCTCTGGAACCGCGACAAGGACGGCAACAGGAAGGAGCAGCGCTCTTTCCTGCGTTATGCCATCATTGCCACGGTGGTGTTCCTGCTCTTCATGTTCCTGAAGAAGGACAACCTCGTCAACTGGGTGCAGGCCGGCCTGTCGCTCCGCCGCCAGGAGCGCCAGATCGAGCAGTACCAGCGGGAGAACGAGGAGCTCGACCGCCGGATCCGGGTGATGACGGGCGACCGCGACTCCCTGGAGCGCTATGCGCGGGAGCAGTTCTATTTCGCGGAGCCCGGTGACGACGTCTATATTACGGAATAA
- a CDS encoding MobA-like NTP transferase domain-containing protein produces the protein MKPTLLVLAAGMGSRYGGLKQMDGLGPNGETIIDYSIYDAVQAGFGRVVYIVREYFLEQFKEAVARKYSHVKCTDGSPLEFVFVTQELDKIPARFTLNPERQKPWGTAHAMLMAAEVIHEPFVVINGDDYYGRESFRIAADWCRAHQQTEGIYAIIGFELDHTLSESGGVSRGICHYDAQQHLTDVVEHLDIRQGADGVVRGENSATGEQVVLQGKDLCSMNMWGFTPDYFAKSAAIFETFLEQYSQELKKEFYIPYAIDCMIQDGSAQCDVLSTPSRWFGVTYKEDRPAVVEKFAQLAREGVYPSPLYQ, from the coding sequence ATGAAACCTACTCTTCTCGTCCTGGCCGCCGGCATGGGCAGCCGCTACGGCGGCCTCAAGCAGATGGACGGCCTGGGACCCAACGGCGAGACCATCATCGACTATTCCATCTACGACGCCGTGCAGGCCGGTTTCGGCCGCGTCGTCTACATCGTCCGCGAATATTTCCTCGAGCAGTTCAAGGAGGCTGTCGCCCGGAAATACAGCCACGTCAAGTGCACCGACGGCTCCCCGCTCGAATTCGTCTTCGTGACCCAGGAGCTCGACAAGATCCCCGCCCGCTTCACGCTCAATCCCGAGCGCCAGAAGCCCTGGGGCACCGCCCACGCCATGCTGATGGCCGCCGAAGTGATCCATGAGCCGTTCGTCGTGATCAACGGCGACGACTACTACGGCCGCGAGTCCTTCCGCATCGCCGCCGACTGGTGCCGCGCGCACCAGCAGACCGAGGGCATCTACGCCATCATCGGCTTCGAGCTGGACCACACCCTGAGTGAATCGGGCGGCGTGTCCCGCGGCATCTGCCACTACGACGCGCAGCAGCACCTGACCGACGTGGTCGAGCACCTCGACATCCGCCAGGGCGCCGACGGCGTGGTGCGCGGCGAGAACTCCGCCACCGGCGAGCAGGTCGTGCTCCAGGGCAAGGACCTCTGCTCGATGAACATGTGGGGCTTCACCCCCGACTATTTCGCCAAGAGCGCAGCCATCTTCGAGACCTTCCTGGAGCAGTACAGCCAGGAGCTCAAGAAAGAGTTCTATATCCCCTACGCCATCGACTGCATGATCCAGGACGGCAGCGCCCAGTGCGACGTCCTCTCCACGCCTTCCCGCTGGTTCGGCGTGACTTACAAGGAGGACCGTCCGGCCGTGGTCGAGAAATTCGCGCAGCTCGCCCGCGAGGGCGTCTATCCTTCACCCCTTTATCAGTAG